A genomic segment from Rhizoctonia solani chromosome 11, complete sequence encodes:
- a CDS encoding cytochrome P450 family protein has product MLVDATQHFNVHYCTAAGALLVTFEIHSSRLIEVFNTHMQIAYYATPYLLDPHDYRRRFSGPWVASFTNRWLSKDFSSGHHCDTLVRLHEKYGKFARIGPNHISIADPEALEAVYGHSNGLLKSEFYETFNPGSERDVFNVRDRADHTLKRKRIANIFSPQSILAFEPRVKEHLQQFCAQLDMRCEQSLKNTSGFNWSAKGGRAVLNFPPQLAYLTFDIISDWLLGVFWKHPGISPIHTNAKLLLFGTPFNIPALITLRDFRNTTKAAVDARINRMKNDGQEDEERGADLMDRLFEIKNPDGSPLSREDIDAQAFLVFSAGSDTTANSLSGLSYYIASNPRARKKLQEELDSALSSSVEFDDDQVAHTVPSYEQIKNLPYLNACVKEGLRLYSTLGLGLPRVVPPGKTLTIAGETFNAGSVISVPSYLTNRSSVWGSDPEAYRPERWIEDTTGSLNKYFAAFSFGPRACLGRNLANLNLLLIAATFFHRYDVELASPSTKLSIKEGIVRESTRCELSLKRRV; this is encoded by the exons ATGCTCGTCGACGCTACCCAGCACTTCAACGTTCATTATTGCACCGCAGCAGGAGCTCTCCTGGTAACTTTTGAAATCCATTCTTCCAGACTAATAGAGGTATTTAATACGCACATGCAGATAGCATACTATGCTACCCCTTATTTACTGGACCCGCACGATTACCGACGCCGGTTCTCTGGACCATGGGTTGCATCGTTTACCAATCGGTGGCTTTCAAAGGACTTTAGCTCTGGCCATCATTGCGATACCCTCGTTCGGCTTCACGAGAAATATG GAAAGTTTGCGAGAATCGGCCCCAATCACATCAGTATCGCGGACCCTGAGGCTTTGGAA GCTGTCTACGGGCACTCAAACGGGCTGCTCAAATCTGAGTTTTATGAAACTTTCAACCCTGGTAGTGAGAGGGATGTATTCAACGTCCGAGATAGAGCTGATCACACCC TAAAACGTAAACGTATTGCAAACATCTTCAGCCCCCAGAGCATTTTAGCCTTTGAGCCTCGTGTCAAGGAGCACCTCCAACAGTTCTGCGCACAGTTGGATATGCGATGTGAACAATCTCTCAAGAATACTTCTGGCTTCAACTGGAGCGCCAAGGGTGGCCGAGCAGTTCTCAACTTTCCTCCGC AGCTAGCATATCTCACCTTCGACATCATCAGCGATTGGCTCTTGGG CGTCTTCTGGAAACATCCAGGGATTAGCCCTATTCACACTAATGCA AAATTGCTCCTTTTCGGTACTCCGTTTAACATCCCGGCCCTTATCACTCTCCGCGACTTCAGGAATACCACCAAAGCTGCAGTTGATGCGCGCATTAATAGAATGAAGAATGATGGGCAAGAAGATGAAGAGCGCGGAGCTGACCTGATGGATAGACTCTTTGAGATCAAGAACCCCGACGGCTCGCCTTTGTCAAGAGAGGATATTGATGCTCAAGCTTTCTTAGTATTCAGCGCAGGAAGTGATACGACTGCAAA TTCGCTAAGTGGCCTATCTTATTACATCGCTTCGAACCCCCGGGCCCGAAAGAAGCTACAGGAGGAGCTTGATTCGGCTCTTTCATCATCGGTAGAGTTTGACGACGACCAAGTCGCTCACACAGTCCCTAGCTATGAGCAGATCAAGAACCTTCCGTACCTCAACGCATGTGTGAAAGAAGGCCTGCGACTTTACTCCACCTTGGGTCTCGGGCTCCCGCGAGTTGTGCCACCAGGCAAGACTCTGACGATTGCTGGGGAGACCTTCAACGCCGGAAGCGTCATCAGCGTACCCTCGTATTTAACCAATAGATCCAGCGTGTGGGGGTCCGATCCCGAGGCTTACAGGCCGGAAAGGTGGATAGAAGACACCACTGGGTCTCTGAACAAGTACTTTGCTGCATTTTCATTTGGGCCTCG TGCTTGTCTGGGTCGTAATTTGGCCAATCTGAATCTCTTGTTGATTGCTGCTACGTTTTTTCATAGATACGACGTTGAGCTCGCTAGTCCTAGCACCAAG CTTTCGATCAAGGAAGGGATAGTCAGAGAATCGACTCGTTGCGAGCTTTCACTCAAGCGACGGGTCTAA
- a CDS encoding E3 ubiquitin-protein ligase synoviolin — protein MPLATVTTNRLLLYGAVSTTLASLAVYTTFSTHSNFYSAVVHLSKSNGSILTLANFMVFVTLMVAKVMQLIFFGPLRTNEVERLYDRTWYFLTESLLAFTIFREDFDAAFVCLFGGLLFVKSFHWILADRVEAMDQQPYPGPPKSFHIRTLALFNLLALVDVVVIGSLAEVILHEGVDGLVLFVSEYAILLASLFNSWLKYLISVYDIYRASRRGGDDAPPWEHKSMYIFYVELLTDFLKLSTYLAFFLTVLTYYGLPLNIIRDVFLTARSFIGRVRDLLRYRAATRDMDHRYPDALPTEMEALGDRTCIICREEMVSRGTAGAGAVTGGPNTTPKKLPCGHIFHFHCLRSWLERQQSCPTCRRTVLESGRPGNAANGNAANANPAAPNPQAGAVPNPPQGAVELFNRVWNAPGQGPQPPAAPAVANGQAPVAPPPPFGQLPPFPWHAGQINQPQWPPQVPRQFQGFNAGGQWYPWGAPPAENERGQRPQNDSTPARTVPSTSGLGLPSSPPPLDRDVTSMQPNSSGPPPPAPTPVRQVITVPNKTPPEAKEGAKSTDSNEIVNNGGPGTSAREAAALAALRRFQAGRSTESLKSPGLSGSKPGSLSATNSMEPKSTPRALSSSPSGSIDLSSRAQNTVQEAAEGADRLERSPTSLEQGVRTQSLPGATSATTSSRTHAPNLIPLYNPGSNTPGHGSNIPSPYFLPSGSSTAPLIDVRQPSAPRSSPYLFGPPSSGPRPPSLPRHGQLPSDVSDSQLRQLDRVTREAIDERLRVLESVQTTVWQCVEELTRLRSSLPDPGLEERRGSTSGLGGGGPIGSTNGSTSSFEAEAFAPNIQVDSTESSDIDVKGKGKGKALADVGDETEDTDVVDTR, from the exons ATGCCTTTGGCTACTGTTACTACAAATAGACTGCTGCTATATGGTGCTGTTTCGACGACTCTGGCATCATTGGCTGTGTACACCACTTTCAGCACACACAGCAACTTCTACTCGGCCGTAGTCCATTTGTCCAAGAGCAATGGGAGCATACTT ACACTTGCCAATTTCATGGTGTTTGTAACACTAATGGTGGCTAAAGTAATGCAACTCATATTCTTTGGACCATTGCGAACCAATGAAGTCGAG CGTCTCTATGATCGAACTTGGTACTTCCTTACCGAATCCCTGCTCGCATTCACAATATTCCGTGAGGACTTTGATGCAGCCTTTGTGTGTTTATTTGGGGGACTTCTCTTTGTCAAGTCGTTCCATTGGATACTTGCAGATCGAGTCGAGGCG ATGGACCAACAACCTTATCCGGGCCCTCCAAAATCATTTCATATACGTACATTGGCTTTATTCAATCTCCTTGCTCTAGTCGATGTGGTGGTGATAGGTTCTCTTGCCGAGGTGATACTCCATGAGGGGGTCGATGGTCTGGTATTGTTTGTGAGCGAG TATGCCATTCTGTTGGCATCCTTATTCAACTCGTGGCTCAAATACCTTATTTCAGTGTATGATATCTATCGAGCATCACGACGAGGTGGCGATGATGCACCACCCTGGGAGCACAAGTCCATGTACATCTTCTACGTCGAGCTTCTCACGGATTTCCTCAAACTCAGCACTTACCTGGCATTCTTCCTTACCGTACTCACTTACTATGGTCTTCCTCTCAACATTATCCGCGACGTGTTCCTCACGGCCCGCTCCTTTATTGGTCGTGTGCGTGACTTGCTCCGTTACCGGGCCGCAACGAGGGATATGGATCATAGATACCCTGATGCTCTTCCCACCGAAATGGAGGCTCTGGGAGACCGCACCTGCATTATCTGTCGTGAAGAGATGGTTTCGAGAGGTACTGCTGGTGCAGGTGCCGTTACGGGAGGTCCAAATACAACACCGAAGAAACTTCCGTGTGGTCATATTTTCCACTTTCACTGTCTACGTTCTTGGCTTGAAAGACAGCAAAGCTGCCCCACATG CCGGCGAACTGTGTTGGAATCTGGACGACCTGGAAACGCAGCTAATGGGAATGCAGCAAACGCCAATCCTGCCGCGCCCAACCCACAAGCTGGTGCTGTACCCAACCCTCCTCAAGGTGCTGTTGAACTTTTCAATCGTGTGTGGAATGCACCTGGGCAAGGTCCTCAACCACCCGCTGCACCCGCTGTCGCAAACGGACAAGCACCAGTCGCACCCCCTCCGCCTTTTGGACAACTCCCGCCCTTCCCCTGGCACGCTGGTCAAATCAATCAACCTCAGTGGCCCCCTCAGGTACCACGACAGTTCCAGGGCTTCAATGCTGGTGGGCAGTGGTATCCTTGGGGTGCCCCTCCTGCGGAGAACGAACGTGGACAGCGACCGCAAAATGACTCGACCCCTGCCCGAACTGTACCATCAACATCTGGTCTAGGTCTTCCTTCCTCTCCACCACCTCTCGATCGTGACGTTACGTCTATGCAGCCCAATTCTTCTGGACCACCACCCCCAGCGCCAACACCCGTGAGGCAGGTTATAACAGTTCCTAACAAAACTCCGCCAGAAGCCAAAGAGGGCGCGAAGTCTACCGATTCGAATGAGATAGTGAACAATGGTGGACCTGGAACAAGCGCGAGAGAGGCGGCTGCATTGGCAGCTCTACGGAGATTCCAAGCTGGGCGCAGCACTGAATCATTAAAGTCTCCTGGTCTGTCTGGCTCCAAACCTGGCAGTTTATCCGCCACAAATTCAATGGAGCCCAAATCTACTCCTCGAGCATTGTCATCCTCTCCATCTGGGTCTATCGACCTCTCGAGCCGAGCTCAGAACACGGTCCAGGAAGCCGCGGAGGGGGCTGATCGATTAGAAAGATCTCCTACGTCTTTGGAGCAAGGTGTCCGGACCCAATCCCTCCCCGGCGCCACATCAGCCACCACATCCTCTCGAACACATGCACCTAATTTAATTCCGTTGTACAACCCCGGCTCCAACACCCCAGGCCACGgttccaatattccatcgCCATATTTCTTGCCTTCTGGCTCTTCAACCGCGCCCTTGATAGACGTTCGCCAGCCCTCAGCACCCCGTTCGTCACCGTACTTATTCGGGCCTCCTTCCAGCGGTCCTCGTCCACCATCCCTACCCAGGCATGGTCAACTCCCATCAGACGTCTCCGACTCTCAGCTGCGCCAACTCGATCGAGTGACCCGCGAGGCCATTGACGAACGACTTCGGGTCTTGGAAAGTGTACAGACTACAGTGTGGCAATGCGTAGAAGAACTGACAAGGCTCCGAAGCTCACTTCCGGACCCTGGACTAGAGGAACGGCGGGGGTCTACCTCAGGCTTGGGTGGCGGAGGACCTATCGGTAGCACGAATGGAAGCACGTCCAGTTTCGAGGCCGAGGCGTTTGCACCTAATATTCAGGTGGATTCTACAGAGTCATCAGATATAGATGTGAAAGggaagggaaagggaaaggcACTGGCAGACGTAGGGGATGAGACCGAAGATACCGACGTAGTAGACACCCGATGA
- a CDS encoding phytanoyl-CoA dioxygenase, with translation MSENSSSVLTPEQVAKFYKDGYLILPGFIPKDETAALLSRAKQLIAEFSLEGHPMTRFTTGEEDDPTQSKKHVGDEYFLASGDKIRFFLEDDAFDAQGNLVKPKEKSVNKIGHGLHELDAVFHKFTMENEKLRQLARDLAFHQDPEVLQSMVICKQPEIGGKVPEHNDSTFLYTDPPSALGFWFALEPCTEFNGALSFLAGSHWSTPINKRFVRLPEGGTGFTNIETPITPLDLQNQPSERSTNTSTAEGDYVLETCDAGTLVLIHGSVLHKSERNTSQNTRFAYTFHMIESAPKARYDERNWLQPTETMPFSKLYGTQAVH, from the exons ATGTCGGAAAATTCTTCATCCGTGCTTACTCCAGAGCAAGTAGCAAAG TTCTACAAGGATGG ATATCTTATACTACCAGGGTTCATCCCCAAAGACGAGACCGCCGCACTTTTATCGCGTGCCAAACAATTGATCGCTGAATTCTCGCTTGAGGGTCATCCTATG ACCCGCTTTACCACCGGGGAAGAGGACGACCCAACCCAGTCCAAGAAGCATGTTGGAGACGAATACTTCCTTGCGAGTGGCGACAAGATCCGATTCTTTCTCGAGGATGATGCTTTTGATGCGCAAGGCAATCTCGTGAAACCAAAGGAGAAGAGTGTCAACAAGATCGGGCACG GGCTACACGAGCTTGATGCTGTGTTCCATAAATTTACCATGGAGAATGAGAAATTGAGGCAACTCGCTCGCGATTTAGCATTCCATCAAGATCCGGAGG TCTTACAAAGTATGGTAATCTGTAAGCAACCAGAGATTGGTGGAAAAGTGCCAGAACACAATGACTC CACATTCTTATATACCGACCCGCCGTCGGCGCTCGGATTTTGGTTCGCTCTAGAGCCATGTACCGAATTTAACGGTGCCTTATCGTTCCTCGCCGGGTCCCATTGGTCAACTCCCATCAATAAGCGCTTCGTCCGTCTGCCTGAAGGTGGTACCGGCTTTACCAATATTGAAACTCCCATTACACCCTTGGATCTTCAGAACCAACCATCCGAGCGATCAACTAATACCAGTACCGCTGAAGGAGATTACGTCCTCGAGACATGTGACGCAG GAACTTTGGTTCTGATTCATGGTTCTGTTTTACATAAATCTGAGAGAAACACCTCTCAGAATACTCGTTTTGCTTATACTTTCCATATGATCGAAAGCGCCCCCAAGGCACGCTATGATGAGCGTAATTGGTTGCAGCCAACCGAGACCATGCCATTCTCGAAGTTGTATGGCACTCAGGCGGTCCATTAA